One window of the Halanaerobium saccharolyticum subsp. saccharolyticum DSM 6643 genome contains the following:
- the gyrA gene encoding DNA gyrase subunit A encodes MDQKAARVKKIDIDKEMRTSYLDYSMSVIVGRALPDVRDGLKPVHRRILYALNDLGMTHTKPHKKSARIVGEVLGKYHPHGDTAVYDTMVRMAQDFSYRYMLVDGHGNFGSIDGDSAAAMRYTEARMSSIASELMTDINKDTVDFIPNFDDSLKEPEVLPARFPNLLVNGTSGIAVGMSTSIPPHNLGEIIDGVIKLINNPEITTKELMGIIKGPDFPTGGQIMGRGSIYKAYKNGRGKLTVRAKTRVEDLSVNRKQIIVDELPYQVNKARLIKKIADLVKDEKLESISDIRDESDRDGMRIVIELKREATPQVVLNQLFKHSRLQVTFSVIMIALVDKEPKVLSLKEILEHYLEHQKEVISRRTKYDLDKALDRAHILEGYRIALANIDEIVEMIKNADEVDTARINLMENYELSETQANAILRMRLQSLTGLERDKIESEYKDLQEKITYYRSILADESKLLEIIKDEILAIKDKYNDERRTSIMNRATDLELEDLIEEEQIVVTMTNQGYIKRMALDLYRSQRRGGKGVIGISTKEEDFVENIFTTTTHHKFLFFSNQGRVYRLKGYQIPETGRQARGTAIVNLLELEKDEKINTVIPVKDFPKDAYLIMATKNGLIKKTALEEYDTNYTGLIAVNLRENDELIGVRIIEENENIFLITKNAKAIHFSENDVRSVGRNSYGVKGINLEKDDKVIDMGIDYAGNELLVITENGYGKRTPISEYRIQNRGGKGILTANITDKNGKLAAARIVEEGLEMMVITQDGIIIRVDVDEISTTGRNTMGVKIINVGEDDKVVSLARINDDIIEEDEEEMEEKEELTPEERAEARFNKIVEKIDREEREKKLDEENELDETKDPTEANEEKENIEE; translated from the coding sequence TTGGATCAAAAAGCAGCAAGAGTCAAAAAAATTGATATAGATAAAGAAATGAGAACATCTTATCTCGATTATTCAATGAGTGTAATTGTAGGAAGAGCTCTACCGGATGTTAGAGATGGATTAAAACCTGTACACAGAAGAATTTTATATGCTTTAAATGACTTAGGTATGACACATACAAAACCACATAAAAAGTCTGCCCGGATAGTTGGGGAAGTACTGGGTAAGTATCATCCTCATGGAGATACAGCAGTTTATGATACAATGGTTAGAATGGCTCAAGACTTTTCTTATCGTTATATGCTGGTAGATGGCCATGGTAACTTTGGTTCAATTGATGGAGACAGTGCAGCAGCTATGCGTTATACTGAAGCAAGAATGTCATCCATCGCTTCCGAATTGATGACAGATATTAACAAAGATACTGTTGATTTTATTCCTAATTTTGACGATTCTTTAAAAGAGCCTGAAGTTTTACCAGCAAGATTTCCAAATCTACTGGTAAATGGTACTTCTGGGATTGCAGTAGGTATGTCAACAAGTATACCCCCACATAATTTAGGTGAAATAATAGATGGAGTTATTAAATTAATTAATAACCCTGAAATAACTACCAAGGAATTAATGGGAATTATTAAGGGACCTGATTTTCCTACAGGTGGTCAAATTATGGGGCGGGGCAGTATTTATAAAGCTTATAAAAATGGTAGAGGTAAGCTTACTGTTAGAGCAAAAACTAGAGTTGAGGATTTATCTGTTAATAGAAAACAAATTATTGTAGATGAACTTCCTTATCAGGTTAATAAAGCGCGTTTGATCAAAAAAATTGCAGATTTAGTTAAAGATGAAAAATTAGAATCAATTTCTGATATTAGAGATGAATCAGATAGAGATGGAATGAGAATAGTAATTGAATTAAAAAGAGAAGCTACTCCACAGGTTGTTTTGAATCAATTATTTAAGCATTCCAGACTTCAGGTTACCTTTAGTGTAATTATGATAGCTCTTGTAGACAAAGAGCCAAAGGTATTATCTTTAAAAGAAATTTTAGAACATTATTTAGAACATCAAAAAGAGGTAATTAGTCGTAGAACAAAATATGATTTAGATAAAGCTCTTGATAGAGCTCATATTCTTGAAGGTTATAGAATTGCTCTAGCAAATATCGATGAAATTGTTGAAATGATAAAAAATGCTGATGAGGTAGATACAGCTAGAATTAATTTAATGGAGAATTATGAGCTTTCTGAAACTCAGGCAAATGCTATTTTAAGAATGAGATTACAGAGTTTAACTGGTTTAGAAAGAGATAAAATAGAATCAGAATATAAAGATTTACAAGAAAAAATAACATACTATAGATCTATTTTGGCTGATGAATCAAAATTATTAGAAATCATTAAAGATGAAATTCTTGCAATAAAAGATAAATATAATGATGAGCGTAGAACTTCAATTATGAATAGAGCTACTGATTTAGAATTAGAAGACTTAATTGAAGAAGAACAGATTGTGGTTACTATGACAAACCAGGGTTATATTAAACGAATGGCTCTTGATTTATATCGCAGTCAGCGTCGTGGGGGTAAGGGAGTAATAGGTATTAGTACCAAAGAAGAAGATTTTGTAGAAAATATTTTTACTACAACGACTCATCACAAATTCTTATTTTTTAGTAATCAGGGCAGAGTTTATAGATTAAAAGGATATCAAATTCCAGAAACAGGAAGGCAGGCAAGGGGTACAGCAATTGTAAATCTTTTAGAATTAGAAAAAGATGAAAAGATTAATACTGTAATTCCTGTTAAAGATTTTCCCAAAGATGCTTATTTGATTATGGCTACAAAAAATGGTCTAATTAAAAAAACGGCTTTAGAAGAGTATGATACTAATTATACTGGTTTAATTGCTGTTAATTTAAGAGAAAATGATGAATTGATTGGTGTTAGAATTATAGAAGAAAATGAAAATATTTTCTTAATTACTAAAAATGCTAAGGCAATTCACTTTAGTGAAAATGATGTTAGATCTGTAGGTAGAAATTCTTATGGAGTAAAAGGAATTAATTTAGAAAAAGATGATAAAGTAATTGATATGGGAATTGATTATGCTGGTAATGAGTTATTAGTAATCACTGAAAATGGTTATGGTAAGAGAACACCTATTTCTGAATATAGAATTCAAAATAGAGGTGGTAAAGGAATACTAACCGCTAACATAACTGATAAAAACGGTAAATTAGCTGCAGCTAGAATTGTTGAAGAAGGTTTGGAAATGATGGTTATAACTCAAGATGGTATTATTATTAGAGTTGATGTAGATGAAATATCTACTACAGGCAGAAATACTATGGGAGTTAAAATAATAAATGTTGGAGAAGATGATAAAGTTGTCTCTTTAGCAAGAATAAATGATGATATAATAGAAGAAGATGAAGAAGAGATGGAAGAAAAAGAAGAATTAACTCCAGAGGAAAGAGCTGAAGCTCGTTTTAATAAGATTGTTGAAAAAATAGATAGAGAAGAAAGAGAAAAGAAATTAGATGAAGAAAATGAACTAGATGAAACAAAAGATCCTACAGAAGCAAATGAAGAAAAAGAAAATATAGAAGAATAA
- the gyrB gene encoding DNA topoisomerase (ATP-hydrolyzing) subunit B, translated as MDIKNRSNYEAEHIQVLEGLEAVRKRPGMYIGSTSIEGLHHLVYEVVDNSIDEAMAGYCSEISVEIKPGNVVKVQDNGRGIPVEIHPKVDKPAVEVVMTTLHAGGKFGGEGYKVSGGLHGVGISVVNALTEWTEVEIAWKDGKVYKQKYERGVPQHELQVVGSCDSDCTGTTIEFKPDPLIFEEIDFDFRVLAQRLKELAFLNKGTTIKIIDNRQEEMKEEEFHFDGGLVSFVEYLAQSKKPLLSEPIYIEDKGEEASIEVAIMYHQGYNTSIYTFANNINTKEGGTHLSGFKSATTRTFNDYARSKNILKDGDDNLKGEDIREGMIAIVSVKLSEPQFEGQTKTKLGNSEIRGFVDSAVSSFLKTYLEENPKVGKAIIDKAISAAHARKAARKARDLTRRKSALTSTALPGKLADCSRRKADDTEVYIVEGDSAGGSAKQGRDREFQAILPLKGKILNVEKSRLNKILNNDEIRALITAIGTGVGEEFDLNNIRYDRIIIMTDADVDGAHIRTLLLTFFYRYMRPLLENGNIYIAQPPLYKVKKGRREEYVYNDKALKELLEEIGKDRVSMQRYKGLGEMNPTQLWDTTMDPDNRILLQVNIEDAIMADETFSILMGDKVAPRREFIQKHAREVKNLDV; from the coding sequence ATGGATATTAAGAATAGAAGCAACTATGAAGCAGAACATATACAGGTACTTGAAGGACTTGAAGCAGTTCGTAAAAGGCCTGGAATGTATATCGGTTCTACAAGTATAGAAGGTCTACATCATTTAGTATATGAGGTAGTTGATAATAGCATTGATGAAGCAATGGCTGGATATTGTTCAGAAATATCTGTTGAAATAAAGCCAGGAAATGTAGTTAAAGTTCAAGATAATGGACGCGGTATTCCAGTAGAAATCCATCCTAAAGTAGATAAACCTGCAGTAGAAGTTGTAATGACAACTTTGCATGCTGGTGGAAAATTTGGTGGAGAAGGATATAAAGTATCTGGTGGTTTACATGGTGTTGGTATTTCAGTAGTAAATGCTTTAACTGAATGGACTGAAGTTGAAATTGCCTGGAAAGATGGTAAGGTTTATAAACAAAAATATGAAAGAGGAGTTCCTCAGCACGAGCTTCAGGTAGTAGGAAGTTGTGATAGTGACTGTACAGGTACTACAATTGAATTCAAACCTGATCCTTTAATTTTTGAAGAAATAGATTTTGACTTTAGAGTTTTAGCACAGCGTTTAAAAGAACTGGCCTTTTTAAATAAAGGTACAACTATCAAAATAATTGATAATCGTCAGGAAGAAATGAAAGAAGAAGAATTTCACTTTGATGGTGGTTTAGTCTCTTTTGTAGAATATTTAGCTCAGAGTAAAAAACCTTTATTATCTGAACCAATTTACATAGAAGATAAAGGGGAAGAAGCTTCAATTGAGGTTGCAATTATGTATCATCAGGGATATAATACCTCAATTTATACCTTTGCTAATAATATTAATACAAAGGAAGGTGGGACCCATTTAAGCGGATTTAAATCTGCCACCACTCGTACTTTTAATGATTATGCCCGCAGCAAAAATATTTTAAAAGATGGGGATGATAATCTTAAAGGTGAGGATATTAGAGAAGGTATGATTGCAATTGTTAGTGTTAAATTATCAGAGCCTCAGTTTGAAGGTCAAACTAAAACTAAATTAGGAAACAGTGAAATAAGAGGATTTGTTGACTCTGCAGTTTCTTCATTTTTAAAAACATATTTAGAAGAAAATCCAAAAGTAGGAAAGGCAATTATAGATAAAGCAATTAGTGCAGCTCATGCTAGAAAAGCTGCCCGTAAGGCTAGAGATTTAACTAGAAGAAAAAGTGCCTTAACTTCTACAGCATTGCCTGGTAAACTTGCAGACTGTTCTCGACGCAAAGCTGATGATACAGAAGTATATATTGTTGAGGGTGACTCTGCTGGAGGTTCTGCTAAACAGGGGCGTGACAGAGAGTTCCAGGCTATTTTACCTCTTAAAGGTAAAATTTTAAATGTGGAAAAATCACGCTTAAATAAAATTTTAAATAATGATGAGATTAGAGCTCTGATCACTGCTATAGGTACAGGGGTAGGAGAAGAGTTTGATCTAAATAATATTCGTTATGATAGAATTATTATTATGACTGATGCAGATGTTGATGGAGCTCATATTAGAACTTTACTGCTAACATTCTTTTATCGATACATGCGTCCTTTACTTGAAAATGGAAATATATATATAGCACAACCGCCTTTATATAAGGTTAAAAAGGGCAGAAGAGAAGAATATGTTTATAATGATAAAGCCCTAAAAGAGCTGCTTGAGGAAATAGGAAAAGATAGAGTTTCCATGCAGAGATATAAGGGTCTTGGTGAGATGAATCCTACTCAGCTTTGGGATACTACAATGGATCCAGATAATAGAATTTTGCTCCAGGTTAATATAGAAGATGCAATTATGGCTGATGAAACATTTTCTATTTTGATGGGAGATAAAGTAGCTCCTAGACGCGAATTCATTCAAAAACATGCCCGCGAAGTTAAAAATCTTGATGTATAA
- the remB gene encoding extracellular matrix regulator RemB — translation MFLHLGDGYMIPSKEVVLIGDLESTTSSEITEEFLDISDEEGFIVDYSGGNPRSFVLTGETIYLSMISSKTLGDRVDKFTEENGGY, via the coding sequence ATGTTTTTACATCTTGGTGATGGTTATATGATTCCTTCCAAGGAAGTAGTATTAATTGGTGATTTAGAGAGTACAACTTCATCTGAAATAACTGAAGAATTTTTAGATATTTCTGATGAAGAGGGATTTATTGTTGATTATTCCGGGGGAAATCCCCGTTCTTTTGTGTTAACAGGAGAGACGATTTATCTTTCAATGATCTCATCTAAGACACTTGGTGATAGAGTTGATAAGTTTACAGAAGAAAATGGGGGATATTGA
- the recF gene encoding DNA replication/repair protein RecF (All proteins in this family for which functions are known are DNA-binding proteins that assist the filamentation of RecA onto DNA for the initiation of recombination or recombinational repair.) has product MHLERVLCRNFRNFEELMIDLNPNLNIFLGANGQGKTNFLESIYLMATANSHRSSITSEMISWDQEKALVQLLLRRREGKIKLAMRLEKSGRQVEINDNPLDKVKELLGYLNAVLFSPEDLKLIKEGPSHRRDFIDLEISQVSRYYNHLLNKYDHILKQRNNLLKSIRDGKSADREMLSVWDEQIAAVGSKIILKRIEVIDKLKILARLSQRKITEGRENLELEYDISLNNFSKKLGEAELRELFIDSLIAKRDQEISRGYTVIGPHRDDIILKVNEMDLRKYGSQGQQRTAALALKLAELEFMKSETGEYPVLLLDDVFSELDGLRRKALINIIADKIQTIITATDGENLSGLKNNSYNVYQVKNGRIKRG; this is encoded by the coding sequence ATGCATTTAGAAAGGGTTCTCTGCCGAAATTTTCGTAATTTTGAAGAGTTAATGATTGATTTAAATCCAAATTTAAATATTTTCTTGGGTGCTAATGGTCAGGGAAAGACTAATTTTTTAGAATCTATTTATTTAATGGCCACAGCTAATTCTCATAGAAGCAGTATTACTTCAGAAATGATAAGCTGGGATCAAGAAAAAGCACTTGTTCAGTTGCTTTTAAGGCGCAGAGAAGGTAAAATAAAGTTAGCCATGCGTTTAGAAAAAAGTGGACGCCAGGTTGAAATTAATGATAATCCTCTGGATAAAGTTAAAGAACTGCTGGGATATTTAAATGCAGTTTTATTTTCTCCTGAGGATTTAAAGCTGATTAAAGAAGGACCTTCACACAGAAGAGATTTTATAGATCTTGAAATTTCGCAGGTCAGTCGTTATTATAATCATCTTTTAAATAAATATGATCATATTTTAAAACAGAGAAATAATTTATTAAAGTCAATAAGAGATGGTAAATCAGCTGATCGAGAAATGCTTTCAGTCTGGGATGAGCAGATTGCTGCAGTTGGTTCCAAAATAATTTTAAAAAGAATAGAAGTTATAGATAAATTAAAAATTTTAGCTAGATTATCTCAACGCAAAATAACAGAGGGAAGAGAAAATTTAGAACTTGAATATGATATCTCTTTAAATAATTTTTCTAAAAAACTGGGAGAAGCTGAATTAAGAGAGCTTTTTATAGACAGTTTGATAGCAAAACGTGACCAGGAAATTTCTCGTGGTTATACAGTTATTGGTCCTCATCGAGATGATATAATTTTAAAGGTAAATGAAATGGATTTACGCAAATATGGATCTCAAGGACAGCAGAGAACTGCTGCTTTAGCATTAAAATTAGCAGAACTGGAATTTATGAAGTCAGAGACCGGAGAATATCCAGTCCTGCTTTTAGATGATGTTTTTTCGGAATTAGATGGTTTGAGAAGAAAAGCATTAATTAATATTATAGCTGATAAAATTCAGACTATAATTACAGCAACAGATGGAGAAAATTTATCCGGACTTAAAAATAACTCCTATAATGTTTATCAAGTCAAAAATGGGAGAATAAAAAGAGGGTGA
- a CDS encoding RNA-binding S4 domain-containing protein has product MKEIKIKSDTINLDQFLKWANLVMSGGEAKHLIQAGEVEVNGEIELKRGKTLKVGDIVSLTAEDNKYKVSRG; this is encoded by the coding sequence ATGAAAGAAATAAAAATAAAAAGTGATACAATTAATTTAGACCAGTTTTTAAAATGGGCTAATCTTGTTATGAGTGGTGGAGAAGCTAAACATTTAATTCAGGCAGGAGAAGTAGAGGTTAATGGTGAAATAGAATTAAAGAGGGGAAAAACTCTAAAAGTTGGAGATATAGTTTCTTTAACAGCTGAAGATAATAAATATAAAGTAAGTCGGGGATAA
- the dnaN gene encoding DNA polymerase III subunit beta produces MKFSINQKNLYNALNIVRRAVAKNQTLPILTGIFLNLKNNTLTLKSTDLELGIEYKLQVEGQIDGSIVLPATQFSNIIRELPNETINIELNKDKWQLQIKCINSLFKINGYDPDEFPNLPQVEESANFKLPSSKFKEMIKKVRISTSKDETQPALTGALFEVESEKVKMVSTNTYRLSYIEAPLKTSVNEKIAVILPGSTLQELNNLLEDEGTVEIEVDNNYVRFNFAGIEVISRLIEGKFPNYELVIPDESNSKFSADLSQLHGSVKRASLIAKLDANIITLSADQELMEINSTEGSSGYAHEEVKIEMEGPEQKINIDAGYFIDVLKVLDSEEINIEMIGPLNPLVVKSKTEAGDKFIYLIMPVRSQS; encoded by the coding sequence TTGAAATTTTCAATAAATCAAAAGAATTTATATAATGCTTTAAATATAGTTAGACGAGCTGTAGCTAAAAACCAAACCTTACCTATTTTAACAGGAATATTTTTAAATCTAAAAAATAATACATTAACTTTAAAATCAACTGACCTGGAATTAGGAATAGAATATAAGTTACAAGTTGAAGGTCAAATCGATGGATCAATTGTCCTGCCTGCTACCCAATTTTCAAATATTATTCGTGAATTACCCAATGAAACAATTAATATTGAATTAAATAAAGATAAATGGCAGCTTCAAATTAAATGCATTAATTCTTTATTTAAAATAAATGGTTATGATCCTGATGAATTTCCAAATTTACCTCAAGTTGAAGAAAGTGCAAATTTTAAACTTCCATCTAGTAAATTTAAAGAAATGATAAAAAAAGTTAGAATTTCTACTTCAAAAGATGAAACTCAGCCTGCTTTAACAGGAGCTTTATTTGAAGTTGAATCAGAAAAAGTAAAGATGGTTTCTACAAATACATATCGTTTATCATATATTGAAGCACCTTTAAAAACTTCAGTTAATGAAAAAATTGCTGTTATTTTACCTGGAAGTACTTTACAGGAACTAAATAATTTATTAGAAGATGAAGGAACTGTAGAAATCGAAGTTGACAACAACTATGTTCGTTTTAATTTTGCTGGTATAGAAGTAATTTCGAGATTAATTGAAGGTAAATTTCCTAATTATGAGCTGGTTATTCCTGATGAATCAAACAGTAAATTTAGTGCAGATCTTTCTCAACTGCATGGATCTGTAAAAAGAGCATCTTTAATTGCAAAACTTGATGCAAATATTATTACTCTTTCTGCAGACCAAGAGTTAATGGAAATTAATTCAACTGAGGGAAGTTCAGGTTATGCCCATGAAGAAGTAAAAATTGAGATGGAAGGCCCTGAACAAAAAATTAATATTGATGCAGGATACTTCATTGATGTTTTAAAAGTTTTAGATTCTGAAGAAATTAATATAGAAATGATAGGACCATTAAATCCCCTGGTAGTAAAATCGAAAACAGAAGCTGGGGATAAGTTTATTTATCTAATTATGCCTGTGAGGTCACAATCATAA
- the dnaA gene encoding chromosomal replication initiator protein DnaA, giving the protein MSFSQKELDHIWKKTLENIKEKITNPSFNTWFSETKAVMTTAENQLVLQVPNNFIQEWIESQYTDLIEEILKNLTGNKWTLILLTPEEVKKFKENKKNSNDKKEEKSEITVENENTEENNVESELKQNGFNPKYTFDTFVVGNSNRFAHAASLAVAEAPAKAYNPLFIYGDVGLGKTHLMQAIAHFILKNNPDYKVVYVSSETFTNELINSIKDDSTVDFRDKYRNIDILLVDDIQFLAGKERTQEEFFHTFNTLHESNRQLIISSDRPPKEIPTLEERLRSRFEWGLITDIQKPDLETRIAILRKKADIENLTIPNEVVIYIANKIQSNIRELEGALVKVIAYSSLVDREIDVDLAREALKDLVNKKKNESIEVNIERIKKIITDDYNLRMEDMQSKKRTQNIAFPRQIAMYLSRELTDFSLPHIGDEFGGRDHTTVIHAHNKIQEKIENENDFSNKIERLIDTIKHG; this is encoded by the coding sequence ATGTCTTTCTCTCAAAAAGAATTAGATCACATCTGGAAAAAAACTTTAGAGAATATAAAAGAAAAAATAACAAATCCAAGTTTTAATACCTGGTTTTCAGAAACTAAAGCAGTTATGACTACAGCAGAAAATCAGCTTGTCTTACAGGTTCCAAATAATTTTATTCAAGAATGGATTGAAAGTCAGTATACAGATCTTATTGAAGAAATTTTGAAAAATTTAACTGGTAATAAATGGACTTTAATCTTATTAACTCCCGAAGAAGTTAAAAAGTTTAAAGAAAATAAAAAGAATTCTAATGATAAAAAAGAAGAAAAATCTGAAATAACTGTTGAAAATGAAAATACAGAAGAAAATAATGTTGAATCAGAATTAAAACAAAATGGATTTAATCCTAAATATACTTTTGATACTTTTGTAGTAGGTAACAGTAATCGATTTGCTCATGCGGCATCGCTTGCAGTTGCTGAAGCTCCAGCAAAGGCATATAATCCCCTTTTTATTTATGGTGATGTTGGTCTTGGTAAAACACATTTAATGCAGGCTATAGCTCATTTTATTCTTAAAAATAATCCTGATTACAAGGTTGTTTATGTTTCTTCGGAAACCTTTACGAATGAATTAATTAACTCTATAAAAGATGATTCAACTGTAGACTTTAGAGATAAATACAGGAATATTGATATTTTATTGGTTGATGATATTCAATTTTTAGCAGGTAAGGAAAGAACCCAAGAAGAATTTTTCCATACCTTTAATACATTGCATGAGTCAAATAGGCAGCTAATTATATCAAGTGATCGTCCTCCAAAAGAGATTCCTACCTTAGAGGAGAGGCTTCGTTCCCGATTTGAATGGGGTTTAATTACTGATATTCAAAAACCTGATTTAGAAACTAGAATTGCAATTTTAAGAAAAAAAGCAGATATAGAAAATCTAACTATTCCAAATGAAGTAGTTATTTATATTGCTAATAAGATTCAATCTAATATTAGAGAATTAGAAGGCGCTTTAGTTAAGGTAATTGCTTATTCTTCACTTGTTGACCGAGAAATTGACGTTGATCTAGCTAGAGAAGCTTTAAAAGATCTAGTTAACAAGAAGAAAAATGAATCAATTGAAGTCAATATAGAAAGAATCAAAAAAATTATAACAGACGACTATAATTTAAGAATGGAAGATATGCAATCTAAAAAAAGAACCCAAAATATTGCTTTTCCCCGTCAAATTGCGATGTATTTAAGTAGAGAATTAACTGATTTTTCTCTACCACATATTGGAGATGAATTTGGTGGCCGTGATCATACTACTGTTATTCATGCTCATAATAAAATTCAAGAAAAAATAGAAAATGAAAATGATTTTAGTAATAAAATTGAAAGATTAATTGATACTATTAAACATGGATAA
- the rnpA gene encoding ribonuclease P protein component: MESLKKNKEFKKVYENGKSYATRNLVIYCLNYEKGKKNRYGLSVSKKIGNAVVRNKLKRRLREIIREFEKEKEFKGYDIIFIARKPVVQIGYQHLKRDVNKLYKKMNII, encoded by the coding sequence GTGGAGAGTCTTAAAAAGAATAAAGAATTTAAAAAAGTATATGAAAATGGAAAATCATATGCTACAAGAAATCTTGTTATTTATTGTTTAAATTATGAAAAGGGTAAAAAAAATCGATATGGTTTATCAGTTAGTAAAAAAATTGGGAATGCTGTTGTTAGAAATAAGTTAAAGAGAAGATTGCGTGAAATTATTAGAGAGTTTGAAAAAGAAAAAGAATTTAAAGGTTATGATATAATTTTTATTGCCAGAAAACCGGTTGTTCAAATTGGTTATCAACATTTAAAAAGAGATGTAAATAAATTATATAAAAAAATGAATATAATTTAA
- the yidD gene encoding membrane protein insertion efficiency factor YidD, producing MKKLFLFLIRIYQKIISPWTPKSCRFYPTCSEYSKQAIIKYGAFKGGWMGFKRIIRCHPFNPGGYDPVE from the coding sequence ATGAAAAAATTATTTTTATTTCTAATTAGAATCTATCAGAAGATTATTTCTCCCTGGACTCCAAAAAGTTGTCGTTTTTATCCTACTTGCTCTGAATATAGCAAACAAGCGATAATAAAATATGGAGCTTTTAAAGGTGGATGGATGGGATTTAAGAGAATTATTCGCTGTCATCCTTTCAATCCAGGCGGTTATGATCCGGTAGAATAG
- a CDS encoding YidC/Oxa1 family membrane protein insertase, translating into MFDWLINGMAYALDFIYNIVGNYGLAIIIFTLLIKIVLYPLTAKQTRSMREMQEIQPEVKKLQEKYKDDKEKQQEEMMNLYQEHGVNPAAGCLPMIVQMAILIPLYRTIFALGDKMANEAFLWIGTITNGSLAEPDIAIVLLNAVIMFGQTYMTQQISGGDGKSNKMMYMMPLFIIFIGFRLPSGVLLYWFTSTLFTVAQQYFLSKEPSRIKGDAK; encoded by the coding sequence ATGTTTGATTGGTTAATTAATGGAATGGCGTATGCTCTAGATTTTATTTACAATATTGTTGGTAATTATGGTTTAGCAATAATAATTTTCACTTTATTGATTAAGATTGTTCTTTATCCACTGACTGCAAAACAGACGCGCTCAATGAGGGAAATGCAGGAAATACAGCCTGAAGTAAAAAAACTTCAAGAAAAATATAAAGATGATAAAGAAAAGCAGCAAGAAGAAATGATGAATCTTTATCAGGAACATGGAGTTAATCCGGCTGCTGGTTGTTTGCCAATGATTGTTCAGATGGCTATTTTGATTCCTTTATACAGAACGATTTTTGCTTTAGGTGATAAAATGGCAAATGAAGCCTTTTTATGGATTGGAACTATAACCAATGGTTCTTTAGCTGAACCTGATATTGCTATAGTTCTGTTAAATGCAGTTATTATGTTTGGACAAACATATATGACTCAACAAATATCTGGTGGAGATGGCAAAAGTAATAAGATGATGTATATGATGCCGCTTTTTATAATCTTTATTGGTTTTAGATTACCTTCTGGTGTATTATTATACTGGTTTACATCAACTCTATTTACTGTAGCACAGCAGTATTTCTTATCCAAAGAACCCAGCAGAATCAAGGGGGATGCAAAGTAA